One part of the Megachile rotundata isolate GNS110a chromosome 16, iyMegRotu1, whole genome shotgun sequence genome encodes these proteins:
- the superdeath gene encoding suppressor of ER stress-induced death encodes MTQSREVLAMMDAHTTTFGRKRGCTVSPCGAFLLTAAFLISLVVTGLLVYHLAPCLEEKDAKPCNDLGNAVFESRGIFSSDSSSKQKLDVRLPRSVVPELYELRLIPFIWEGNFTFNGEVKILVNVTEDTRNITLHAVDMMIDLGFTNIKEYSATSNNSNTIKIMGQENDTERQFHVIRTSDTLKRGKQYVLHLKFVGHLKDYLQGFYRSSYTVDGQTRWIATTQFQPTDARRAFPCFDEPALKARFQISIARPRNMTSISNMPRKGEPMPVPGLPSYMWDHYERSVPMSTYLVAFIVSDFDVLKSESGKFRVWARHDAIKQAQYCLQIGPKILEYYEDYFKIKFPLPKIDNVALPDFSAGAMENWGLITYRETAMLYQEGVSTSSNQHRVATVVSHELAHQWFGNLVTPSWWTDLWLNEGFASYVEYIGINAVEPTWKILEQFVVHDLQNVFGLDALESSHPISIRVRHPDEISEIFDKISYGKGASIIRMMDHFLTTEVFKQGLTNYLKGKAYQSAEQNDLWDALTKQAHEDQVLDTSITIKKIMDTWTLQTGFPVVTVTRNYDNGAITLTQERFLLRNGTTTVVFDTEPLWWIPITYTTERLLDFNTTRPSQWMKAEKSITISDGNLSPSEWVIFNIQETGYYRVNYDRANWQMIIKQLNKESFRNISTINRAQLIDDALNLARAGKLDYATALDVTSYLAHETEYLPWKAALTAMHYLDDMLIKMSSYDKFRVYILKLLDNVYKQVGFKDNPGDPQLTVFTRIDVLTWACNFGHEDCIQNAVKQFYNWRNTPNPTQNNPISPNLKTVVYCTAIRVGGQTEWNFAWQRYLETNVGSEKDLLLHALGCTRETWLLSRYLDWAITENSGIRKQDVGRVLSSVASNAIGQPLAFNFFRNKWARLREYFGTSLLTINNIVKSATRAINTKYELKDLLDFTTEHKEELGSATRTIQQAIEQSEANIRWVNASHGIIYDWLKRNTA; translated from the exons ATGACCCAGTCCCGCGAGGTTTTGGCAATGATGGACGCGCACACAACAACATTCGGTCGTAAAAGAGGCTGCACGGTGTCTCCCTGCGGTGCATTTCTCTTGACAGCTGCTTTCCTTATATCGCTGGTGGTCACAGGACTTCTGGTCTACCATCTTGCGCCGTGTCTCGAGGAGAAGGACGCGAAGCCTTGCAATGATCTCGGCAACGCGGTGTTCGAATCTCGTGGTATATTTTCCAGCGATTCGTCGAGCAAACAGAAATTGGATGTTAGATTACCTAGGTCCGTGGTGCCAGAATTGTATGAGCTGAGACTGATACCTTTTATTTGGGAAGGGAATTTTACCTTCAATGGTGAG GTGAAAATTTTAGTGAACGTCACCGAGGACACTAGAAACATAACGTTGCACGCGGTGGACATGATGATCGACTTGGGTTTCACGAACATCAAGGAGTACTCGGCTaccagcaacaacagcaacacgATCAAAATCATGGGTCAAGAGAACGACACTGAACGGCAGTTTCACGTGATTAGAACGTCGGACACGTTGAAAAGGGGCAAGCAATACGTGCTGCATCTCAAGTTCGTTGGTCATCTGAAAGACTACTTGCAAGGCTTCTACAGAAGCTCGTACACCGTCGATGGCCAGACGAG ATggatcgcaacgacacagtttCAGCCGACGGATGCGCGACGTGCCTTCCCTTGCTTCGACGAGCCGGCTCTGAAGGCCAGATTCCAGATCAGCATCGCTCGTCCAAGAAACATGACATCTATTTCGAACATGCCGAGAAAAGGAGAGCCTATGCCTGT GCCTGGCTTGCCATCATACATGTGGGACCATTATGAACGTTCGGTGCCAATGTCCACTTACCTGGTCGCCTTCATTGTCTCGGACTTCGATGTGTTGAAATccgaatctgggaaatttagggTCTGGGCGAGACACGATGCGATCAAGCAAGCACAATATTGCTTGCAGATCGGCCCGAAGATACTCGAATACTACGAGGACTACTTCAAGATCAAGTTCCCTCTTCCTAAGATAGACAATGTGGCACTTCCGGACTTCTCAGCTGGCGCTATGGAGAACTGGGGTCTTATTACTTACAG AGAGACCGCCATGTTGTACCAAGAAGGTGTATCAACCAGTAGCAACCAGCACCGAGTGGCCACCGTAGTGTCCCACGAACTCGCTCATCAGTGGTTTGGCAATTTGGTAACACCAAGCTGGTGGACAGACCTTTGGCTGAACGAAGGCTTCGCTAGTTACGTGGAGTACATTGGTATTAACGCA GTAGAGCCAACCTGGAAAATCCTAGAACAATTCGTTGTACATGACCTGCAGAATGTTTTTGGATTGGATGCCTTAGAATCTTCACACCCGATATCGATCAGAGTGCGTCATCCAGATGAGATCAGcgaaatttttgacaaaatttcatATGGCAAAG GTGCTTCTATAATAAGAATGATGGATCACTTCCTCACCACTGAAGTCTTCAAACAAGGCTTAACAAATTACCTAAAGGGAAA AGCGTACCAAAGTGCCGAGCAAAATGATCTATGGGACGCCTTAACCAAACAGGCGCACGAGGACCAAGTTCTCGACACCTCCATAACCATAAAAAAGATCATGGACACCTGGACTCTCCAGACCGGTTTCCCAGTTGTCACTGTCACCAGAAACTATGACAACGGTGCAATAACATTAACACAG GAACGTTTTCTACTTCGAAATGGCACCACAACTGTCGTATTCGACACTGAACCTCTATGGTGGATTCCCATAACCTACACAACCGAACGTCTGCTAGATTTCAACACCACTCGACCCTCTCAGTGGATGAAGGCTGAAAAATCGATCACTATATCCGACGGCAACTTGAGTCCTTCAGAATGGGTCATTTTTAACATCCAAGAAACTG GATACTACAGAGTGAACTACGACAGAGCAAACTGGCAAATGATAATCAAACAGTTGAACAAAGAGTCCTTCAGGAACATCTCGACGATCAATCGGGCTCAGCTGATCGATGACGCGTTGAACTTAGCCAGGGCTGGGAAATTGGATTACGCTACTGCGTTGGATGTCACCTCGTATTTGGCGCACGAGACGGAGTACCTCCCTTGGAAGGCTGCACTCACTGCCATGCACTATTTGGATGATATGCTGATCAAGATGTCGAGCTATGATAAATTTCgg GTGTACATATTGAAGTTGCTGGACAACGTCTACAAACAAGTCGGTTTCAAAGATAACCCAGGAGATCCTCAACTGACCGTTTTCACTCGCATCGATGTGCTAACCTGGGCATGTAACTTCGGCCACGAAGATTGTATACAGAACGCTGTCAAACAGTTCTACAACTGGCGAAACACTCCGAATCCGACTCAAAATAATCC TATATCGCCGAATTTGAAGACGGTCGTATACTGCACAGCTATTCGAGTCGGCGGGCAAACGGAATGGAACTTCGCCTGGCAGAGATATTTGGAAACGAATGTCGGTTCCGAGAAGGATTTGTTGTTACACGCTCTGGGTTGCACCAGGGAAACATGGCTGCTCAGCCGGTATTTGGATTGGGCGATCACGGAAAATTCTGGAATTAGGAAACAAGATGTCGGCCGGGTTCTCAGCTCCGTCGCCAGCAACGCCATCGGACAACCGCTTGCCTTCAACTTCTTTAGGAATAAATGGGCGCGACTTAGGGAATA CTTTGGAACATCCCTACTGACCATCAACAACATAGTCAAATCGGCCACGAGGGCAATAAACACCAAATACGAGTTGAAAGAC TTACTCGACTTCACAACGGAGCACAAAGAAGAGCTAGGAAGCGCAACAAGGACGATCCAACAAGCGATCGAACAGTCCGAAGCCAACATCCGATGGGTGAATGCAAGTCACGGCATAATTTATGATTGGTTAAAGAGAAACACCGCGTAA